The stretch of DNA AAGACGCTCGTACTAAACGATTCGCTAAGACAGTGTACGAGTCGTAAAATAGGATCGCTAATGACTCGTTAATTAGATCGCTGATAATTCGTTGATAACTGGTCGATAACTGATCGGCTGTAACTCATTTCCTTGCGATCGCGTCTGCTTATTTTTATATTGGTCGGGGGAAaatcggaaaattcaaattcgtctttgttcgacgCTTGCATGTAGCGGCGGCGGCATTGTTTTgtccggagtttatttattgttacattACGTGTATCGTAATGATTTTGATACTCCGagacaaaacaacaacatgatttgaattatCCTCTAAATCATGTGCCACTGCAGAAGTATAAATATTCGTCtgcaaaaattataaaatcccAATCTAGTTCTTCTTTCTAAAAATTCCGAGCCTTATTTCGAATGTTATCGAATTCTAGTCGATATTTCATCATCAGCGACAGACTGGAAAATTCgcataaaattttctatggatCACTTACGAGGAAGGTTAGGTAAATTAAAAAGCATATAGAACTTTCCGTGCAAGTACGTCATCCGTAATGCAATTTTATTTCTCGTTGAtggatttttcaaaaaattgtttACGCAGTTTAGTAACCCATGCAATGAAACGTTGTAGCTTTTGCTTAAACTTTTCTTCAGATGTCTTTCACCAAATATTTCGCAAACGAGAAAATTCTGAATTGTTATCGGGATGTGTGATTCCACTCCTTAAAATCGAATTACGACACCAACGATAAATAGTGTTGTATTACAGATGACGTAATAGAATAATACAATGACGTACGTaaagtttcataattttttGAACTTTCCAATTTGCCTGACTTTTTTTGTTAATACCATCAATTACTGCAATAAGATCGTGCAAAGAAACTCGGACGACTGATGCgggtattaataaaattatcgaCGCCGTTTATTATCAGAATTGCTCATCTCATTGATTAATTCGCACCGCGCTACTCACTCGCGCATCTTTATAAACGTTTTGCCATTTATTAATTCGTATTCCTGTTTTTGTAGCGATTCTTGTTGTTCTCCAGTACCACTACGCGTCTCTAATCTACGATCGCTGGTTCGCGATAAAAACCTCGTCTTCTTGTCGGGGTTTTacctctttcctttctttccgtCTCCTTCCTTCGTTAACTGGCACTGTGTTCTCGGAGGAAAAACGCGGCAAAGCCACGATTCCGACCGGCAAACGCTGTTATAACGCGAAACAGATGGccggaagagagaaagaggccgATTATTTTTGCATCGACGGTCTTGCAACCTctgttcgtttcttttcttcttatcCCGGATATAAAATTACGTGCTGCAATTCATCGATGAATCCGTTTTCTAATTATTTCCCACGTGTTTAATATTTGGAAAGATGATTTTCATCGATACGGTTAAGAAGGTCAATAAAGGGATTATTTTGCGGCAGAAGAGTATTATTAGATGAACTGTGTAATTGATAACTGATAAACGAAGCGTAATGTCTATCGCCGTTACTTATATCCTGCTGAAACTAAAATAAAGAAAGCAAAGAAGAAAATTCGTGGCAGGTTAAAGAATTTGTCTAATTTcttgaaaattttctttcgcAGATGGACAAACAGTGCCGACGCTGTGCGAACTTGCCGCGCGATGTGTCGCCTCTCACATCCCGTTCGAACTGGTGGAGCACGTTTATCCACCGGTTCCAGAGCAATTGCAGCTCAGGATAGCGTTCTGGAGTTTCCCGGACAACGAGGAGGACATCAGACTCTACTCTTGTTTGGCGAACGGAAGCGCGGATGAATTCCAGCGTGGAGAACACTTCTTCCGGTCGAGGAGCGTCAAAGATCCTCTACAAATCGGTAAGCGATCCATCAACTTCGAGTCAATTATCCATTTTCTATCTGTTTtcgtattgataaaaatatgtcCAGATTTTTACTGATACTAGTATTCATCGCAGGTATAATAAGAATTTATTGCGTAACGATATTAAATACTAATTTGTATCTTATATTTTAcacggtaaatgtaatttatgATCTTGATCGAGTAGTTAAAACTATCAAAGTGAGAGTAGAACGTTTCTTTTATAGTGTTGTGACCGCGGTTCTGTCGTATCGCTTATATAACCACACTACTGAATGTCTGTTCACTTCCGTCTCATACTACTGCCGCGCAGTCGCGCCAGAGAAATCGACCGTAATTCCATCTCGATTTTCATTGTTTTTAGCGTATCGTAGCTTTTCTACCAAATATCATTGACGAAttcatttctttaattaattgTTCTACTTATTtcttaagtaaataaataaaacgcaAAATAAGAATACGGCGAAGCTCTGTATAATATGGAAGACATGTTTCGCTTATGAAAGTGAATTACACCAGTTTAAATCACAGGTGCCCTATGCATACGCAAATAAGAGGTAAATGTTGCATTTgcagagaaaaggaagaaaaaaagaaaaggaaaaattatTAGACTTCCCCAAAGTATTGTTATCTAACAAGTTATACatttacatatatgtaaatGTTTGTTGAATTTTACGTATAATGTCGCAATTTTGTGTTATATTATACCAATATTTTTTACTACACTGGGTtcttataataaataaacttttaCGTAAACAAAGTCTTGATCAACACCAGTGACTATCATCAAAGAAATTTTCTAACAGCAATAAGATTGACAAAATAATGATACAAACGGGGAATTGTTCCGACGTTTAATTGATCTTATTAAATTCCTTAACCAGCGGAAGTGCTTCTCGTTATCGACATTCAGCGTATATTACGTTCATTTCAGCGCCCGCTTACAGAGGGGAGATTTCGCGACACTATTTTGGACAGGGAAACGTCAGGGTCAGATTTCCAATTACGTCTATCCCGTCGTGTTTCCCGTTCAAAAAGGAAGCCTCCAGGCAAATCTATGCCCGCTGGCTGCAGAACTTCACATAATAACTCTTTCATTCATCGAATAAAGAAACTGGTCAACTTTCGAACGCCTGAATCGCGATACTGTGAAGCCATTTCGATTTATCGGTGTAATAACCGGCGACGTCTAAATGACAAGCTGAATGATCGTCGAGCGATATCCATTAATCCTCGATTCTTCTTACATTCCATATTTCTTCGTTTAGGTTTAATCACATGAAACATAGTATCACATTAAATTTCCtacttttatatttctatttttctaatcAAACACACTCCTGTCGGCTTTTAGAAGCTTCCCATTCGTTGGAAATTGTTTCATTCAATTATCGTCATCTTAGAATCGTTCGCAAATCCTGTACACCTTGAAGTCTAAGAATTCCATCGAAACGATGAGATAATTCAGAAGGTTGTTTTGTAGTAATCGCTCGAAACGCGACGAAAGCCAGCTTCATCCTTTTCGTTAAATTTCATTGAAACAATAATTCGGAATGTATAATACATACAGTATAGagattttcatattttaccGTTTTCAAAATCGACAAACTTCGCTAGAGAAATAATTCGCAACACGATTCATGCAAATTATGCACTcggaaaaatatatagaaaagtAAGTCTGCTTTTAATTTCGTACTTGAACCATTCAAATTTAATACTAATCGTCTAATTCTAGTGGAATAGCCCAGGTTTCTAATGCTTTGACTATGACTATAGAATTTGTCAAGAAATAGAGCATTCTGAACGATTCTCCAGCTAGTTCCGCTCAAGCGCACGTTTCATGCCTTCGTCCTATTCACAAAATAATCTCACAGACAAGGAAGCTTCTATTCGACTAGCGAATCGACGTTCACGAGGAAGGTGCTTGGAGGATCCACGACGAAGCGTTGGAATTTAATCCTTAATTTCATTGTTTGACCAAGCTGTTCCTGGCTGGTTAATTTCCTCGAGCTAATTTGCGCTACGCTCTGGATATAAACCGACGTCTTCCTCTTTGTATTCCGTTGTGTTGGCTATCCACGACCCCGGGCGTTAGTTTCTTAATGCGCCCGAAACGACGTCTTTATCTCTTCGGTCCGTTTAGGAACCTCGTATCCAACTTCTTGTCGCTGTGTCATCTTCTTGTTCGTAGTTCTAGGTCGAATCTCCTTCGTGGCTATTAAAAGTTATAAGATTTCTCTAGGGAATTCTTTTGACCAACTGTTAAAGGAATTTGAGAAATAATCGTTGTATGTTCTTCAACTTTTTCGGACATGAAATTATCAGTCTGAGAAgaattgtttccttttttttaaattaattgttaATAATAGGAACGTATCGTTTCTTATGTTTTTGCAAAGGAGACATAACGCGTGATTTTtaaagtacaacgttatgcttgTGGGCTAAGGTCGCAAGAGAATAACTATTTACTTGAACaaaatatggtaatttttaatgaaagggttttaggaatatttttatttcatttttttttttttatgttgcAGGGTTCCACCTGAGCGCCACAGTGAATTCACAGGGGTTGTTAAATGGGGTAAGATCACAGTTCAATGTGGCTGTGACGTTCGATCGACGGAAGATCACGTCGTGTAACTGCACTTGCTCCTCTAAGGCCTATTGGTGCGCTCATGTGGTCGCCGTGTGTCTTCACAGGATACACATGGTAAACAAAATTATTCTGCAAATGTTTCATCGTCAAAAAGTTCTTTAATTCAGTAAAATGTAACATTCAGCTACAAAACCAGTAACTtaaataataatcattttctTCATCAAAACGGCAAGTCTCAgaggaattttatttaattaaaggaCACGCTACATCGGTCGATTTTATTATAAACGAGAATGAAAGAAATAACTCTAGACAGAAGTACCCTTTCGTTCCTTCCGATAATTTCAAATTATCGTCTTTTCATTCCAGAAAGGACGATCAAGCTAATTTgttgaaaaagaagaagaaaagaaaatagacATATTCATATTTCggataattaaaatttcttcttAATTTGATTAGTCATGTAAAGGGTTAATTGACGCGATCGCAAGACCTAAAATTCATTGTTTTTACTCAGCCGACACAGGTGTGCCTGAGAGCTCCAGTTAGCGAATCCTTGTCACGTTTGCACCGGGAACAACTGCAAAAGTTCGCGCAATATCTCATCAGCGAGCTACCACAGCAGATTTTGCCCACTGCCCAACGATTGTTAGACGAGCTGCTGTCTGTTCAACCGAGTACCATCAACAGTTATTGCGGTGCCCCGGATCCCACGGCAGGCGCCTCAGCCCACGATCAAACGTCTTGGTATCTCGATGAGAAGACGCTGCACGACAACATCAAGAAGATCCTCATCAAGTTCTGCGTGCCCGCTCCGATTGTCTTCAGGTCATTATTGTCGCATTATCATTCTTCGTTATTTCATCGTTCAtctttattattgttttttaCTGCTTCTTATTGCGTGCTGCTGTTACTAATCATCGTTGATCATTCGTTCTTATTGTTAATCTCATGTCCGAGTTCTACAATTTTTGTTACactgttatttatttttatacagaaTAGCTGAAACTTGCAATTTTTCATAGAGTCAAGGCTGCAATGTAGGAGACATTTCTTGTATCATGAGTTCTGAACGTATTCCCATTTCTATGCAGTGGGCGCGATGAAATTCTCACTTAATAATTACAACGTTGAAAATTGATTTACTGGAACGTAGTGTTCCAAATGCATCAAATTTTGTTGTGAGCAATTTTGTCTGTTACTCGATCCATCGAATTACCAAATTGCTAAATTACCAAACCTTGAAATTCTCAAATTctcaaattttgaaataaatgatataccaaataataataatttatataataatatacttgCGGAGAAGCATATATGCAAGTAATTtcgaaagaatattttttaccTCTACATCTTCCAAAATATTTCCATTAAACTTCAATGTTTTTTTTACATTACATTCTTAATTACAGCGATGTTAATTACCTGAGCACCACTGCGCCTCCTGCAGCTGCCGAGTGGTCCTCGTTGCTGCGACCGTTGCGTGGTCGCGAACCGGAAGGCATGTGGAACTTGCTGTCGATCGTGCGCGAGATGTTTAAGAGGACCGATCGCAACGCTATACCATTGTTGGAGATCATCACCGAGGAGTGTATGGCATGCGAGCAGATCCTCGTGTGGTGGTTCAACACAAAGGTAGCTTTGTTGAACGGAACCGGATGTGGCGGTAAGCACAACATGAACAGCAATGTGCACGCCTCGCAGCACGCTTGCTCGTCCCTCTGCGATGAGATTGTCGTTCTATGGCGACTGGCTGCCTTGAATCCTGGATTATCGCCCGCCGAACGAGATATGCTTCACGGACAGTTTACTGCTTGGCACATGAAGATCATCGACAAGGTATATATAGCATCACGGTCTTCATTAATTGGAAGTTACTGCGTGTCTGACTAAGGACGATTCGTTTCACTTACTTTTACTGCATTTACTTCGTACGcgtcttttttcatttttaattcagGTTGATGTAAATTAAACGATTCAAATAATTGATAAGAGAAAGAGCGACGATCGAAGTGAATTACGAAGCTTAAAATCATCTCTCTGTActttatttttatgtatttgaatatttttttaagtatgtaacatttgttaatatatattaaattactcAAATAACCGAAGAGTGAGACAGTTCGTTTcattttgtacatatatatatgaatattataGCGTACAAGTTTTAGTCATTCTATACTTGAgatattgttatatagaaaGTTAGACACCTTTTATTAATTCCGGTATAAAATCTGTGTCTTTGAATTGGAACAGATAATGACAGGCTTCTTTGTTTCTTGTTAAGGTGACAAAAAGTCGGGGCAGTTCGGTGACGCACAATTCACATAACAGAAATAATGGCGCTAGTCACAAGGATTCATTGAAGAACGACCTGGCTGTGTTCACTGGATTTAAATCGGCGCTCGAGGCGTGCTATCTGGATTGGGAGGAGTACACCTTGCCTGGTATCACGTACACCGCCGGAAGCAATCCCATGTATCATTGTCCATTCACCTGCTTTCGGCATGCTGGCGATACTAAGACCGAGGTGAACCAGGTCAGTTCATTAATCCAACCCATTTTTTCAAATGAAGCTCCTGCTAcatagaataaaaagaaattctaCAAAATAAAGTGTCTGTTTTAACCTTTTGCTATACGTACGTACTTTTTCAAACATACAAAATTGgagatttttaaaaattaaacaattcatgttttttttatattaagcTCCtaacataaaatacatttttaaacGTTAAAAACGTAGGTGAATTCAAGTGCAGCCGTGTTAAACTGTCAACTGCCTGTTTCCCATCACCACGGACGACGACCATTGAGTTTAGGCCTGGTAGAGTTTAGTTATATGGATAGAAGACGGCTGAACCCGCGAGAGTGTTCAGGACTATGTTCACGAAGTGGTGGCGGTGATGGAAACCGAAGCAGTGTCAGCTCAGAAGGTTTCTGCGAGAATGAGACCGACATGCCCGACATTGCCGAGCCTCAAGTAGTTCTCGTTAGAAGATCTTGCGCTCAACTAAATAATTGCGGGGATACAGACTCGCAGGTTTGTATCGAGAAATAATTCATTCTCGTATGTTGGGATTAACTTGCTGTAGGCTTGCAAAGATATGTAAAAAAGATTATAGAACgttagaaaaaaatattaaattaattgtagGTACAGTTACTTATTACTGTAATCGCtatagaaatgaaaaattgtaGGAGGGTGGTGGCAGCGAGTCGTCCTCGAACAGTAACGTCAGTCTGAAGAACGCTCAAAATTCGGACAAGCACCGCTCAAATGCTTCGTCCGAGACCCATAGTGATAGTAGTGATAGTAGCAATAACAAAGCTGCCTGCGATGCGAAGTGTAGCAGGACGAATCTCGACTATCGGGAGAAATCTCGAACGGTGTTGCCTAAAGGGAATAGTTCGAAGAGCGAGCAGGAGTCTGACCTAGAAAAGGATCCTTCCAGAAGACCTTCTAAGGACGAGAGCTCTTCGTCGAGTAGCGACAGCCCGTCTGGTGACGAGTATCATGTTTATTATTATGATCCTAAAGCTGTGGTGAATGGCTCTTCGGATAAAGACTCCAAGAATGAATCACAATCAACGTCCACTGCAAACGCGAGTACAGTATTGGGCAATCTAATGAAAACAGAAGATCCATGGGACATCCTGTTCGCTAGGGCTGAGGGACTCTACGCTCACGGCCACACGAGGGAAGCTTGTATTTTGGGTGTTCAACTCGGCGAGGAACTATTGGCTAATCCACCAAATCTCATGATCGATGAACCTCCGGCGCCGGTGAaggggaaaaagaagaaggtaGATTCATTGGAAAGACTTGGTTTCGTTTGTTCAATTCAGTAAGGCCCTGTTCCAATTGATCAGAGCTAGTAAGTGCATAACGAATACAACGACAATGTTTTAGCAACAAGTAAACCCGGCGTCCCATCAGCTCACGTGCCTTGCGTCCGCCACCTTGGCCAAATGTTGTTTCCTGTGCACGGTCCTCGCGGAGAACCCGGAATACTACAACCTAGCGTTCAGAGTTGGCTTATTTGGTCTCGAGATGGCTAGACTACCTGCTAACACGAAACCGTTGGAGGTAAATTAATGTATTAGTAAGATAGTTGACTAGTAAGTGAACTGTGGGCCTATGCATTTATGAGCGATATGAAGATGCAGAAATCCGCATAATGCATATAACATACACAAAAATAAACATTTACGATGTGATTGATGTTGTAGGTTAAATTGGCTCATCAGGAAAGCGAGTTAGTTGGATTATTAAAGAAAATCCCACTTGGTCCATCTGAATTGGCAATGGTTCGGCAAAGAGCGGAACAACTGAGAGACGGAGTACTAAGATCCAGAGGTCACGCGTTGCTTCCAATCATGTTGGCTAGCTTCATATTCGACGCCCTTAACACGTCAAGTACGCACTTATTTTTTAAAGCTTTTCTTCTCTGAAATTTGGTCGAGTAAAGAGATTTTGCGCGATTCGAATCGAGGATGAAGGATATCTTCTTTCAGACAAGAAAGAGTTAATGATTAAATAGTGTAGACGGAAGGTAAAAGATTGTGGAATGATTCGCAGGAGTAAAACACCTGTCCCCAGACGTTGACGAGAACCTTGGGTTCGACGCGGCCGTTGCTGCTTTGGGCTTGAAGGCGAATGTGAGCGAAGCTGATCATCCTCTTCTTTGCGAAGGAACTAGACGCCAGAGGTATTTCACAGTCATTAATTTTATATGTTTAAATTTGATCGATCGGTTTTGTTCTTTGAACTTTGTAACTAAAATAATAACTATTTAACTATTTCAGAGGAGATTTGGCCATCACATTGCTTGTTCACTACAAGGATGATCCTACAAAGGTAGCAAGAATCATGGATAAGTTATTGGATCGAGATGTTCATCAATTGATTAAATCACCAATCCTTAGTAGCTATTATACATCTAATCCTCCAACTAAGAGTGAGGTAAGAAAGACTTTTTGATTTATAACCTTCCAATAGAGAAGAAGTTTGGGACTGGGTTATATCTGTTTCAGATGACAAGATATCTTCATGATGAAGAGTGTTCTTCTCCCCTTGCTGGAATGGATACTGGAAATGGTGATAGTGTCGTTGGTACCAGTAGCAGACCGCATAGCAGTACCAGTGCAGAATTGGAAACTGGTATGAGTGCAATCACGGTTCAGACGCAGATCGTTCAACAACCTGTGCCTGCAAGGGCTAAAGAAACAAGGTCTGTAAATATTCATTAAAAGATCAAAGAATGCTATAAAGCTCTCGAGAATGCTACAATATTCGCTCAAATTCTATTATAGATACAAAAGCAAGAGAGTATATCCATCAATCCCCAACCAGCCATCAGAAGCAGGCGCACACTTTATGTGTGAGTTGGCAAAGACTGTTCTCACAAAAGCTGGTGGTAACAGTTCCACCTCTTT from Bombus affinis isolate iyBomAffi1 chromosome 3, iyBomAffi1.2, whole genome shotgun sequence encodes:
- the LOC126914242 gene encoding zinc finger SWIM domain-containing protein 8 homolog, translated to MSLNTSDNLRLDMLHLCRACRFVRQLKLAGNLARSPVAVGGSGGGGGGSGSGGGGAGGNGSSNSGNSGGGSGGGSRATEPAAASAVSVAVDNVAGQSSAPQIIEWEETDRYSFDDSDRFEEDSLCSWSSEPESLCNNWRGWRRPTAGLGITKKFTEDGQTVPTLCELAARCVASHIPFELVEHVYPPVPEQLQLRIAFWSFPDNEEDIRLYSCLANGSADEFQRGEHFFRSRSVKDPLQIGFHLSATVNSQGLLNGVRSQFNVAVTFDRRKITSCNCTCSSKAYWCAHVVAVCLHRIHMPTQVCLRAPVSESLSRLHREQLQKFAQYLISELPQQILPTAQRLLDELLSVQPSTINSYCGAPDPTAGASAHDQTSWYLDEKTLHDNIKKILIKFCVPAPIVFSDVNYLSTTAPPAAAEWSSLLRPLRGREPEGMWNLLSIVREMFKRTDRNAIPLLEIITEECMACEQILVWWFNTKVALLNGTGCGGKHNMNSNVHASQHACSSLCDEIVVLWRLAALNPGLSPAERDMLHGQFTAWHMKIIDKVTKSRGSSVTHNSHNRNNGASHKDSLKNDLAVFTGFKSALEACYLDWEEYTLPGITYTAGSNPMYHCPFTCFRHAGDTKTEVNQVNSSAAVLNCQLPVSHHHGRRPLSLGLVEFSYMDRRRLNPRECSGLCSRSGGGDGNRSSVSSEGFCENETDMPDIAEPQVVLVRRSCAQLNNCGDTDSQEGGGSESSSNSNVSLKNAQNSDKHRSNASSETHSDSSDSSNNKAACDAKCSRTNLDYREKSRTVLPKGNSSKSEQESDLEKDPSRRPSKDESSSSSSDSPSGDEYHVYYYDPKAVVNGSSDKDSKNESQSTSTANASTVLGNLMKTEDPWDILFARAEGLYAHGHTREACILGVQLGEELLANPPNLMIDEPPAPVKGKKKKQQVNPASHQLTCLASATLAKCCFLCTVLAENPEYYNLAFRVGLFGLEMARLPANTKPLEVKLAHQESELVGLLKKIPLGPSELAMVRQRAEQLRDGVLRSRGHALLPIMLASFIFDALNTSRVKHLSPDVDENLGFDAAVAALGLKANVSEADHPLLCEGTRRQRGDLAITLLVHYKDDPTKVARIMDKLLDRDVHQLIKSPILSSYYTSNPPTKSEMTRYLHDEECSSPLAGMDTGNGDSVVGTSSRPHSSTSAELETGMSAITVQTQIVQQPVPARAKETRYKSKRVYPSIPNQPSEAGAHFMCELAKTVLTKAGGNSSTSLFTQASTSQNHHGPHRALHMCAFQLGLYALGLHNCVTPNWLSRTYSSHVSWITGQAMEIGAPAISFLIESWEGHLTPPEAVGIADKSSRGSDSNMVRAAAELALSCLPHAHALNPNEVQRAILQCKEQSDLMLEKACITVENTAKGGGVYPEVLFQVAKYWYELYLRHIPGGEQQDDMPHDPLQLDLNGVLLVEPGPPVDMSTAQMMPGPAQTVVVTSTQPPPQPYPTHPTITTLAPLGVGIPYAVSPYSFVHPHHPIPTFGGPMPSHRVTLPPVPPHMYHAAFPPHPGHPQHPQHPQHPQHPQHPPHPPHPQHPQHPHHPSQSAQPPSLPPYYTPQPPPLPGTHHLFTMQQPMPVNVQAGVTGPIPGQNNMPGSALVQTQPIISTVRTQPQVHRQTQPFSQQQLRSLVAAYRVGMLALETLARRVHDDRPQAKYARNPPYGEDVKWLLRVSKRLGTQYLHQLCVCTVNSIVSPFVLHDVALEAALFLARNNRALVLQHLRSALLTPLVLKCQQMYIQCIHQKLYHLTAGEYEDFVNVVCAARAAFHITPEGHVQFKERLQSIKRSQSCTKELWAQINAALQQNSK